Proteins from one Falco naumanni isolate bFalNau1 chromosome 2, bFalNau1.pat, whole genome shotgun sequence genomic window:
- the C2H13orf42 gene encoding uncharacterized protein C13orf42 homolog: MFKKIHSIFQPNSHRRNVTDDIPYCDGTGSAVRLIRSTSMYVLGGEQEKISEPLKKCRSTTSIDSCSQPKEEDRDWMYSKTQDCLKYLQDLLALRKKYLDNINNLKSMHMAADSPTSTKSSTTGKKTFLPLPSKESSKASMERKGPQSGSDVREAIAFFDSVIADLDSERWWRVPDVDLPNVDVDFDVATSTSEHSLHSNWILRAPRRYSQDTAQTAKATNQSQRNSQRRTTGSRKRLERHPMYLPKAVEGAYNTLKFKPKTRKKEY; the protein is encoded by the exons ATGTTCAAAAAGATCCATTCTATATTTCAGCCCAACTCCCACCGAAGAAATGTGACAGATGACATCCCTTACTGTGATGGCACAGGTTCTGCAGTGAGATTGATTCGCAGCACTTCTATGTACGTCCTTGGAGGTGAGCAGGAAAAAATTAGTGAACcactgaaaaaatgcagaagtacaACCAGCATTGACTCTTGCTCCCAACCAAAAGAGGAAGACAGAGACTGGATGTACTCTAAGACTCAAGACTGCTTGAAGTACTTACAGGATCTGTTAGccttgaggaaaaaatatcttgacAATATCAATAACTTGAAATCCATGCATATGGCTGCAGATTCCCCAACATCCACAAAATCATCCACAACTGGAAAGAAGACATTTCTTCCACTCCCTTCCAAAGAGTCTTCTAAG GCATCCATGGAGAGAAAAGGCCCACAGTCCGGTTCAGATGTAAGAGAAGCAATAGCTTTCTTTGACTCAGTTATTGCAGACCTGGATTCAGAGAGATGGTGGAGAGTTCCTGACGTGGATCTGCCAAACGTGGATGTTGATTTTGATG ttgCTACAAGCACAAGTGAACACAGTTTACATTCAAACTGGATCCTTCGTGCTCCCCGGAGATACTCACAGGATACTGCCCAAACAGCAAAGGCTACAAACCAATCGCAAAGAAACAGCCAGCGGAGAACCACTGGCTCTAGGAAGAGGTTGGAAAGACATCCTATGTACTTGCCCAAAGCTGTGGAAGGGGCATAtaacactttaaaatttaaGCCCAAAACACGTAAGAAAGAATATTGA